One Streptomyces mobaraensis NBRC 13819 = DSM 40847 DNA segment encodes these proteins:
- a CDS encoding FAD-dependent monooxygenase → MEQSVVIVGGGPTGSWLACELRLAGVPTVVLEREPEVDPHSRALTVHPRTIETLALRGAHRELLAEGGRIPSGHFAVLDERLDFRELDTDFPFTLTIPQARTTELLRRRALALGADLRCGHRVTGCTETGAAVTLSVEGPDGAYTLEAAYVVGCDGTRSLVRRCAGVAFDGTPHTALGTLGDVVLDDPPPGAVASAWTTDGTLIAVPLPDGRHRIVMHSPEDVRTDRPGELAFEEFRERVRRVVGTDYGMRDPSWLSRYGNTSRLARRYRAGRFLLAGDAAHQHMPAGGVGLNVGVQDAMNLGWKLAAVVDGRAPDELLDTYHSERRPVGADTIEHTQAQTALMMGFSPQGAALRSLLGKLIAERPQLRDALAERLSGLSVRYPPPGRAHPLTGHRAPNLRLSDTRSLFDVLRDGRPAFVGFGRTDGLGDADDRIDRCRCPLAPDRAAWAGVNAVLVRPDGYIGWATDETDASALAAEARTAAAALYDPRLVARPV, encoded by the coding sequence ATGGAACAGAGCGTCGTCATCGTCGGCGGCGGGCCGACGGGGTCGTGGCTGGCCTGCGAGTTGCGGCTGGCCGGCGTCCCCACGGTGGTCCTGGAGCGGGAGCCGGAAGTCGATCCGCACTCCCGGGCGCTGACGGTCCACCCCCGGACGATCGAGACCCTGGCGCTCCGCGGCGCCCACCGGGAACTGCTGGCCGAGGGCGGCCGGATCCCCAGCGGGCATTTCGCCGTGCTCGACGAGCGCCTGGACTTCCGGGAGCTGGACACCGACTTCCCGTTCACGCTCACGATCCCGCAGGCGCGCACCACGGAACTGCTCCGGCGGCGCGCCCTGGCCCTGGGCGCGGACCTGCGGTGCGGGCACCGGGTGACGGGCTGTACGGAGACCGGCGCCGCGGTCACGTTGTCGGTCGAGGGGCCGGACGGCGCGTACACCCTGGAGGCCGCGTACGTGGTCGGGTGCGACGGGACGCGCAGCCTGGTACGCCGATGCGCGGGCGTCGCGTTCGACGGGACCCCGCACACCGCCCTCGGCACGCTCGGCGACGTGGTGCTCGACGACCCGCCGCCCGGCGCCGTCGCGAGCGCGTGGACGACGGACGGCACGCTCATCGCCGTCCCGCTGCCCGACGGCCGGCACCGGATCGTGATGCACTCGCCCGAGGACGTCCGTACCGACCGGCCGGGGGAGCTCGCCTTCGAGGAGTTCCGCGAGCGGGTCCGGCGCGTGGTGGGCACGGACTACGGGATGCGCGACCCGTCCTGGCTGTCCCGCTACGGCAACACCAGCCGCCTGGCGAGGCGTTATCGCGCGGGGCGCTTCCTGCTGGCCGGCGACGCGGCGCACCAGCACATGCCGGCCGGCGGCGTCGGCCTGAACGTGGGGGTGCAGGACGCGATGAACCTCGGCTGGAAACTGGCCGCGGTCGTCGACGGCCGGGCGCCGGACGAACTGCTCGACACCTACCACTCCGAACGCCGCCCGGTGGGAGCCGACACCATCGAGCACACCCAGGCGCAGACCGCGCTGATGATGGGCTTCTCGCCGCAGGGCGCCGCACTGAGGTCCCTGCTGGGGAAACTGATCGCGGAGCGGCCGCAGTTGCGCGACGCGCTCGCCGAACGCCTCTCCGGGCTGTCCGTGCGCTACCCGCCGCCGGGCCGGGCGCACCCCCTCACGGGCCACCGGGCGCCGAACCTGCGGCTCTCGGACACCCGGTCCCTCTTCGACGTACTCCGGGACGGCCGCCCGGCGTTCGTCGGCTTCGGCCGGACCGACGGCCTCGGGGACGCCGACGACCGGATCGACCGGTGCCGGTGCCCGCTCGCGCCGGACCGCGCGGCCTGGGCCGGCGTCAACGCCGTCCTGGTCCGGCCGGACGGATACATCGGGTGGGCGACGGACGAGACCGACGCGTCCGCCCTCGCGGCCGAGGCCCGTACCGCGGCCGCGGCCCTGTACGACCCGCGGCTGGTGGCGCGACCGGTGTGA
- a CDS encoding TetR/AcrR family transcriptional regulator C-terminal domain-containing protein — protein sequence MTKKQGTADRSKVGITLDQVVGAAFDVLDRGGIGKLSTRAIAAELGVSMNTVMWHIRSKDRLLDAMAEAVVGEVGLEGLPEEWEERAAELMGRLRRAMLGHRDGASLVAGTFPAEPRTLAFADRLLTALLRGCPDRRTAAWTAWNLFYFTLGLVQEEQAVPATGARDRLRAGVADARRFPGLGAALEDFLSVDFEERFRFGIGQILRAAAVPAAAEGPPGQGRGISR from the coding sequence GTGACCAAGAAGCAAGGGACGGCCGACCGCTCCAAGGTCGGCATCACGCTCGACCAGGTGGTCGGCGCGGCGTTCGACGTGCTCGACCGGGGCGGCATCGGCAAGCTCTCCACCCGGGCGATCGCGGCGGAGCTCGGCGTCAGCATGAACACCGTCATGTGGCACATCCGCAGCAAGGACCGGCTGCTGGACGCGATGGCCGAGGCCGTCGTCGGGGAGGTCGGGCTGGAGGGGCTGCCCGAGGAGTGGGAGGAGCGGGCGGCCGAACTGATGGGGCGGCTGCGCCGGGCGATGCTCGGGCACCGGGACGGCGCCTCGCTCGTCGCGGGCACGTTCCCCGCGGAGCCGCGGACCCTGGCCTTCGCCGACCGCCTGCTGACCGCCCTGCTGCGCGGCTGCCCCGACCGCAGGACGGCCGCGTGGACGGCCTGGAACCTGTTCTACTTCACCCTGGGCCTCGTCCAGGAGGAGCAGGCGGTGCCCGCCACCGGCGCCCGCGACCGGCTGCGCGCGGGCGTGGCGGACGCACGGCGGTTCCCGGGGCTGGGCGCGGCCCTCGAGGACTTCCTGTCCGTCGACTTCGAGGAGCGGTTCCGGTTCGGGATCGGGCAGATCCTCCGCGCCGCCGCGGTTCCGGCGGCGGCCGAGGGCCCGCCGGGTCAGGGCAGGGGCATCAGCCGGTAG
- a CDS encoding TetR/AcrR family transcriptional regulator produces MSPRPAVRPGGRSARVQESVHRAVRELQAEGAALTVPLVAARAGVTPSTVYRRWGDLQELLSDVAVERLRPEAPPADHGDLRADLEHWAVAFLEEMSSPPGRSYIRDTLAGDPDGSKAGQCSGFAHDQVESILNRAAERGEHVPDAETVMDHLVAPMIYRVLFRPGPLDAAFARRLVATLFYRLMPLP; encoded by the coding sequence ATGAGCCCCAGACCCGCCGTACGCCCCGGGGGCCGCAGCGCCCGCGTCCAGGAGTCCGTCCACCGGGCCGTACGCGAACTCCAGGCCGAGGGGGCCGCCCTGACCGTGCCGCTCGTCGCGGCCCGGGCCGGGGTGACCCCCTCGACCGTCTACCGTCGCTGGGGCGACCTCCAGGAACTGCTCTCCGACGTCGCGGTGGAACGGCTGCGCCCGGAGGCGCCCCCGGCGGACCACGGCGACCTGCGGGCCGACCTGGAACACTGGGCCGTCGCCTTCCTGGAGGAGATGTCGTCCCCGCCCGGCCGCTCCTACATCCGTGACACCCTCGCCGGCGACCCGGACGGCTCCAAAGCCGGCCAGTGCTCCGGTTTCGCGCACGACCAGGTCGAGTCGATCCTCAACCGCGCGGCGGAGCGCGGCGAGCACGTACCGGACGCGGAGACCGTGATGGACCACCTGGTGGCTCCGATGATCTACCGCGTCCTCTTCCGCCCCGGACCGCTCGACGCCGCCTTCGCCCGGCGGCTCGTCGCGACCCTCTTCTACCGGCTGATGCCCCTGCCCTGA
- a CDS encoding amidase, with the protein MRPYELTLAEAADAVAAGDLSPVELTDSVLDRIEAVQPELNAYAEVLAGTARQAAARAAAELAAGRRRGPLHGVPMALKDLIDVAGTPTRAGSRVREHHTAHRDSTVAARLAEAGAVLLGKAHTHEFAYGLTTPQTRNAWAPDRVAGGSSGGSAVAVAAGAATFALGTDTGGSIRVPAALNGVVGLKPTYGLVPVDGVVPLSWSLDHVGPLTRTSRDAGLVLAALTGRPVPDRRPDFTSLRVGVPGNHYFDRVDPAVEEAVRAAIDRLRDLGARLVDVEIPLAEHVKATQWGLMVPEASAVHEETLRSSPELYGADVHPLLEAGRLVPAGDYLRAQRARALMRQEWARLFDGADAVDVVAAPTVPLTAVPRDTETVTWPDGSTETVADAYVRLCAPANITGLPALSLPVGLDGEGLPVGMQLIGRPFDEATLLGVGHVLEQSGPRAGTDRPGLAPEPAAARLVAQ; encoded by the coding sequence ATGCGGCCGTATGAGCTGACGCTCGCCGAGGCGGCCGACGCCGTCGCGGCCGGGGACCTCTCGCCGGTGGAGCTCACCGACTCCGTACTCGACCGGATCGAGGCCGTCCAGCCGGAGTTGAACGCCTACGCCGAGGTCCTCGCCGGCACCGCGCGGCAGGCCGCCGCCCGGGCGGCGGCCGAACTGGCCGCCGGGCGGCGGCGCGGGCCGCTGCACGGCGTGCCGATGGCGCTCAAGGACCTCATCGACGTGGCCGGCACGCCCACCCGCGCGGGCTCCCGGGTCCGCGAGCACCACACGGCACACCGGGACAGCACCGTCGCCGCGCGCCTGGCGGAGGCCGGCGCGGTGCTGCTGGGCAAGGCGCACACGCACGAGTTCGCCTACGGGCTGACCACTCCGCAGACCCGCAACGCCTGGGCGCCGGACCGGGTGGCGGGTGGTTCCAGCGGCGGCTCGGCGGTGGCCGTCGCCGCGGGGGCGGCCACCTTCGCGCTGGGCACCGACACCGGCGGCTCCATCCGCGTCCCCGCCGCGCTGAACGGCGTCGTCGGACTCAAGCCCACCTACGGGCTCGTGCCCGTCGACGGGGTGGTCCCGCTCTCCTGGTCGCTGGACCACGTGGGCCCGCTGACCCGCACCAGCCGGGACGCCGGCCTCGTCCTCGCCGCCCTGACGGGACGCCCGGTACCGGACCGGCGACCGGACTTCACCTCGTTGCGCGTGGGCGTCCCCGGCAACCACTACTTCGACCGGGTGGACCCCGCCGTGGAGGAGGCGGTCCGCGCGGCGATCGACCGGCTGCGGGACCTCGGGGCGCGCCTCGTCGACGTCGAGATCCCCCTCGCCGAACACGTCAAGGCCACGCAGTGGGGGCTGATGGTGCCCGAGGCGAGCGCGGTGCACGAGGAGACCCTCCGCTCGTCGCCCGAGCTGTACGGCGCCGACGTCCACCCGCTGCTGGAGGCCGGGCGGCTCGTCCCGGCCGGCGACTACCTGCGGGCCCAGCGCGCCCGCGCCCTCATGCGGCAGGAGTGGGCACGCCTCTTCGACGGCGCGGACGCCGTGGACGTCGTCGCCGCGCCGACCGTCCCGCTCACCGCCGTACCCCGCGACACGGAGACCGTGACCTGGCCCGACGGCTCCACCGAGACCGTCGCCGACGCCTATGTACGGCTGTGCGCCCCGGCGAACATCACCGGTCTGCCGGCCCTCTCCCTCCCCGTCGGGCTCGACGGCGAGGGGCTGCCGGTCGGCATGCAGCTCATCGGGCGGCCCTTCGACGAGGCGACCCTCCTCGGCGTGGGCCACGTCCTCGAACAGAGCGGGCCGAGGGCCGGGACGGACCGGCCGGGCCTGGCGCCGGAACCTGCCGCCGCCCGGCTCGTCGCGCAATGA
- a CDS encoding MBL fold metallo-hydrolase, whose protein sequence is MLRPDPAPEPSPQPAAPTSWQVGDVRVHRVDEIALPPETGAWLLPAATRDVVSEVPWLRPDFTTADHAPRLASHTFAFEAGGKRVLVDTGIGNGKTRANPAWHQLDTGYLRRLTAAGFPPESVDLVVLTHLHTDHVGWNTRRAEDGSWVPTFPNARYVTSRTEWDHWAGQAATMEESRRQMFRDSVDPIRDAGLLDLVDVHDGPAPLAPGLRLLPTPGHTPGHIAVELRAAGGAAVITGDCVHHPVQLAHPGIASCVDTDPAQAVRTRRGLLASLAGAETLLLGTHFPPPTAGRVTAEGDGFRLVPAS, encoded by the coding sequence ATGCTCCGCCCCGATCCCGCCCCCGAACCGTCCCCTCAGCCGGCCGCCCCCACGTCGTGGCAGGTCGGCGACGTCCGCGTGCACCGTGTCGACGAGATCGCCCTTCCGCCGGAGACCGGCGCGTGGCTGCTGCCGGCCGCGACTCGGGACGTCGTCTCGGAAGTACCGTGGCTGCGGCCCGACTTCACCACGGCCGACCACGCTCCCCGGCTCGCCAGCCACACCTTCGCCTTCGAGGCGGGGGGCAAGCGGGTGCTCGTCGACACCGGCATCGGCAACGGCAAGACCCGTGCCAACCCGGCGTGGCACCAGCTCGACACCGGGTACCTCCGCCGGCTCACGGCGGCCGGTTTCCCGCCCGAGTCCGTGGACCTGGTCGTGCTGACCCATCTGCACACCGACCACGTCGGCTGGAACACCCGCCGGGCCGAGGACGGCTCCTGGGTGCCCACCTTCCCCAACGCCCGCTACGTCACCTCGCGTACGGAGTGGGACCACTGGGCCGGGCAGGCCGCCACCATGGAGGAGAGCCGCCGGCAGATGTTCCGCGACTCCGTCGACCCGATCCGGGACGCCGGGCTCCTCGACCTCGTCGACGTCCACGACGGCCCGGCCCCGCTCGCCCCCGGCCTCCGGCTGCTCCCGACGCCCGGGCACACGCCGGGCCACATCGCCGTCGAACTCCGCGCCGCCGGAGGGGCGGCCGTCATCACCGGGGACTGCGTCCACCACCCCGTCCAGCTGGCCCACCCCGGGATCGCCAGCTGCGTGGACACCGATCCCGCCCAGGCCGTCCGCACCCGCCGCGGCCTCCTCGCCTCCCTCGCCGGCGCGGAGACGCTCCTGCTGGGCACGCACTTCCCGCCGCCGACGGCGGGCCGCGTCACCGCCGAGGGGGACGGGTTCCGGCTCGTACCGGCGTCCTGA
- a CDS encoding YceI family protein, with product MALVLLRRWKGSSGQGGVRLPDGAGGLDCQVLDPVQLPLYRADVSVRDASGREVLTGQTDPHGRFTATLAPGDYVLAVTCEGFRPVRRPFTCVPGAHATVEPFAMEPAPAPTLPTPGAWRIDPDHTAVRFAARHIGLAQVHGRFNGFEGTLWVGDRMEESRLDVVIETASIDTGVRQRDEHLRSAEFLGVAQYPYMQFTSERFVHRGGPRWSVQGVLNLHGVSRNVALDTRYLGIGTGIMGETRAACSAVTELHREDFTLNWKSMIQRGIAMIGATIRVELDIQAVPQS from the coding sequence ATGGCTCTTGTGCTGTTGCGCCGGTGGAAGGGTTCGTCGGGGCAGGGGGGTGTCCGGCTCCCGGACGGCGCGGGAGGGCTGGACTGCCAGGTACTGGATCCGGTGCAACTGCCGCTGTACCGCGCGGACGTCTCGGTCCGCGACGCGTCCGGCCGGGAGGTGCTGACCGGTCAGACGGACCCGCACGGCCGGTTCACGGCCACCCTGGCGCCGGGCGACTACGTGCTCGCGGTGACGTGCGAGGGGTTCCGCCCGGTCCGCCGCCCCTTCACCTGCGTCCCCGGCGCCCACGCGACCGTCGAGCCGTTCGCGATGGAGCCGGCCCCCGCGCCGACCCTGCCCACACCGGGCGCCTGGCGCATCGACCCGGACCACACCGCCGTGCGCTTCGCCGCCCGCCACATCGGCCTCGCCCAAGTGCACGGCCGCTTCAACGGGTTCGAGGGGACGCTGTGGGTCGGCGACCGCATGGAGGAGTCGCGGCTGGACGTGGTGATCGAGACGGCCAGCATCGACACCGGCGTCCGGCAGCGGGACGAGCACCTGCGGTCGGCCGAGTTCCTGGGCGTCGCCCAGTACCCGTACATGCAGTTCACCAGCGAGCGCTTCGTCCACCGCGGCGGCCCCCGCTGGTCCGTCCAGGGTGTGCTCAACCTCCACGGCGTCAGCCGCAACGTCGCCCTCGACACCCGCTACCTGGGCATCGGCACCGGCATCATGGGAGAGACCCGCGCCGCCTGCTCGGCCGTGACCGAGCTGCACCGCGAGGACTTCACGCTGAACTGGAAGTCGATGATCCAGCGCGGTATCGCGATGATCGGTGCGACGATCCGGGTGGAACTCGACATCCAGGCGGTACCGCAGTCCTGA
- a CDS encoding DegT/DnrJ/EryC1/StrS family aminotransferase yields the protein MSVLVWAYGDEYEAERAEILDAVDTVFSSGRLVLGPSVRDFETEFAAYHGIGHCVGVDNGTNAVKLALQALGVGPGDEVITVSNTAAPTVVAIAGTGADVRFVDIDPATYLMDPAALAAAVTPRTRCVVPVHLYGQCAAMEEIGEVARAHGLAVVEDCAQAHGARRNGRLAGTFGDAAAYSFYPTKVLGAYGDGGAVLTGGAEVDRALRRLRYYGMEERYFVETLPAHNSRLDEVQAEILRRKLRRLDDYIAARRAIADRYREALKDTSLTLPHIAPGNDHVYYLYVARHPRRDLILERLRAHDIELNVSYRWPVHTMKGFAGTAAADVRLPATEECAEEIFSLPMYPSLRRDVQERVIEALLKVLSTVD from the coding sequence ATGAGCGTGCTGGTATGGGCCTACGGCGATGAGTACGAGGCCGAACGCGCGGAGATCCTCGACGCCGTGGACACGGTGTTCTCCTCCGGACGCCTGGTGCTGGGGCCCAGCGTGCGGGACTTCGAGACCGAGTTCGCCGCCTACCACGGCATCGGCCACTGCGTCGGCGTCGACAACGGGACGAACGCGGTGAAGCTCGCCCTCCAGGCGCTCGGCGTCGGCCCCGGCGACGAGGTGATCACCGTGTCCAACACGGCCGCGCCCACCGTCGTCGCCATCGCCGGCACCGGGGCGGACGTGCGGTTCGTCGACATCGACCCGGCGACCTACCTCATGGACCCGGCGGCCCTGGCCGCCGCCGTGACCCCCCGCACCCGCTGCGTCGTCCCGGTCCACCTGTACGGCCAGTGCGCCGCCATGGAGGAGATCGGGGAGGTCGCCCGCGCCCACGGACTGGCGGTCGTGGAGGACTGCGCCCAGGCCCACGGCGCCCGCCGGAACGGCAGGCTCGCCGGCACGTTCGGGGACGCCGCCGCCTACTCCTTCTACCCGACCAAGGTGCTCGGCGCCTACGGCGACGGAGGAGCGGTCCTCACCGGCGGCGCGGAGGTCGACCGCGCGCTGCGGCGGCTGCGCTACTACGGCATGGAGGAGCGGTACTTCGTCGAGACGCTCCCCGCCCACAACAGCCGGCTCGACGAGGTGCAGGCCGAGATCCTGCGCCGCAAACTGCGCCGGCTCGACGACTACATCGCCGCCCGGCGGGCCATCGCCGACCGTTACCGGGAGGCCCTGAAGGACACCTCGCTCACCCTGCCCCACATCGCCCCCGGGAACGACCACGTCTACTACCTCTACGTCGCCCGCCACCCCCGGCGCGACCTCATCCTGGAGCGCCTGCGCGCCCACGACATCGAGCTCAACGTCAGCTACCGCTGGCCCGTCCACACCATGAAGGGCTTCGCCGGCACTGCCGCCGCCGACGTCCGCCTCCCCGCGACGGAGGAGTGCGCGGAGGAGATCTTCTCGCTGCCCATGTACCCGTCGCTGCGCCGGGACGTCCAGGAGCGGGTCATCGAGGCCCTGCTCAAGGTGCTGTCCACGGTGGACTGA
- a CDS encoding ferredoxin, protein MPEPRTAPDVPPQDRPAAPGPAATAGRWRIEVDRNVCAGTGLCLGTASRHMRLDNGRARPVAEVVDPDPSVADAADTCPMEAITVRDAATGEVLAPER, encoded by the coding sequence ATGCCCGAGCCCCGCACCGCGCCCGACGTCCCGCCACAGGACCGCCCCGCGGCCCCCGGACCGGCCGCCACCGCCGGCCGCTGGCGCATCGAGGTGGACCGGAACGTCTGCGCCGGCACCGGCCTGTGCCTGGGGACCGCCTCCCGGCACATGCGCCTGGACAACGGCAGGGCCCGGCCGGTCGCGGAGGTCGTCGACCCCGACCCCAGCGTGGCCGACGCCGCCGACACCTGCCCGATGGAGGCGATCACCGTCCGCGACGCCGCCACGGGTGAAGTCCTCGCGCCGGAGCGGTAG
- a CDS encoding NAD-dependent epimerase/dehydratase family protein, protein MNAQDGKRPLVTVLGASGFIGSAVAAEFVRRPVRLRLVTRGHRPPAAVADAKDVELRTADATDPAALAAAVDGSDVVVHLLADLSGDINWRGADPVAERVNVGTMRHLTDVLRPGPGGRPVTVIYAGAASQVGLTAAPRIDGSEPDEPQGAYDRQKLAAQRVLEQATRAGDVHGITLRLPTVIGCAPGRTTSKGVVAAMTKRALAGEPITMWHDGTVLRDLLHVDDVARAFAAALEHGHELVGRHWLIGSGHGEPLGAVFRRIADLVAERTGRPPVSVLTVDPPEYAELADFHSVEIDASAFRGVTGWQPRLTLDQALERTVDALYRHTVDAPEGPGPRP, encoded by the coding sequence GTGAACGCCCAGGACGGCAAGCGCCCGCTGGTGACCGTGCTCGGCGCCTCGGGGTTCATCGGCTCCGCCGTCGCGGCCGAGTTCGTCCGGCGGCCGGTCCGGCTGCGCCTCGTCACCCGAGGACACCGCCCCCCGGCCGCCGTCGCCGACGCCAAGGACGTCGAACTGCGCACCGCCGACGCCACCGACCCGGCGGCCCTCGCCGCCGCGGTCGACGGCTCCGACGTCGTCGTCCACCTGCTGGCCGACCTGTCGGGCGACATCAACTGGCGGGGCGCGGACCCGGTCGCCGAGCGCGTCAACGTCGGCACCATGCGGCACCTCACCGACGTCCTCCGCCCGGGCCCCGGCGGCCGTCCGGTCACCGTGATCTACGCCGGGGCGGCCAGCCAGGTCGGCCTGACCGCCGCCCCGCGCATCGACGGCTCCGAGCCCGACGAGCCGCAGGGCGCCTACGACCGGCAGAAACTCGCCGCGCAACGGGTGCTGGAACAGGCGACCCGGGCGGGCGACGTCCACGGGATCACCCTGCGCCTGCCCACCGTCATCGGCTGCGCGCCCGGCCGCACCACCTCCAAGGGCGTCGTGGCCGCCATGACCAAGCGCGCCCTGGCCGGCGAGCCCATCACCATGTGGCACGACGGCACCGTCCTCCGCGACCTGCTGCACGTCGACGACGTCGCCCGCGCCTTCGCGGCGGCCCTGGAGCACGGGCACGAACTCGTCGGCCGGCACTGGCTGATCGGCAGCGGCCACGGCGAACCGCTGGGCGCCGTCTTCCGCCGGATCGCCGACCTCGTCGCGGAACGCACCGGCCGCCCGCCGGTCTCCGTCCTCACCGTCGACCCGCCCGAATACGCCGAACTGGCCGACTTCCACAGCGTCGAGATCGACGCGTCCGCGTTCCGCGGCGTCACCGGCTGGCAGCCGCGCCTGACCCTGGACCAGGCGCTGGAACGCACCGTGGACGCCCTCTACCGGCACACCGTGGACGCGCCGGAGGGGCCCGGACCGCGGCCCTGA
- a CDS encoding dTDP-4-dehydrorhamnose 3,5-epimerase family protein translates to MDVRELRIAGAFHCVPDNFPDERGHLASPFQEEPFTKATGHGLFPVRQTNHSRSRRGVVRGVHYTTTPPGGAKYVHCSQGRALDIVVDVRVGSPTFGVWESVVLTAEHPSAVYLPVGVGHAFVALEDTVMTYLLSVPYTAAHEQAVSIHDPALNLPVPTEDVILSDRDRVALTLDESAERGMLPDYEKSLEIEAALYGAYPGDRREGSGA, encoded by the coding sequence ATGGACGTACGTGAACTGAGGATCGCCGGCGCCTTCCACTGCGTCCCGGACAACTTCCCCGACGAACGCGGCCACCTCGCCTCGCCCTTCCAGGAGGAGCCCTTCACCAAGGCCACCGGGCACGGCCTGTTCCCCGTCCGGCAGACCAACCACAGCCGCTCCCGCCGCGGGGTCGTCCGGGGCGTCCACTACACCACGACCCCGCCGGGAGGGGCCAAGTACGTCCACTGCTCCCAGGGCAGGGCGCTGGACATCGTGGTGGACGTACGCGTCGGATCCCCCACCTTCGGGGTGTGGGAGTCGGTGGTGCTCACCGCCGAACACCCCAGCGCCGTCTACCTCCCCGTCGGGGTCGGCCACGCCTTCGTGGCCCTGGAGGACACGGTGATGACGTACCTCCTCTCCGTCCCCTACACCGCCGCCCACGAACAGGCCGTCTCCATACACGACCCGGCGCTGAACCTCCCCGTCCCCACCGAGGACGTGATCCTGTCCGACCGCGACCGGGTCGCCCTCACCCTGGACGAGTCCGCCGAGCGGGGCATGCTGCCGGACTACGAGAAGTCGCTGGAGATCGAGGCCGCCCTCTACGGCGCGTACCCGGGCGACCGCCGTGAAGGGAGCGGCGCGTGA
- a CDS encoding MFS transporter → MRHGTQELPEGTRPPAEDGRPRWVLVGIAGVLSFVAMLDMNIVNVSLADIAHDLRVSPSMAQWTVLGYQLSVVALLLPAGRWLDLSGGGTGTGLRPAVLTATSGFALCGLLSAASPWMPMLATARVLQGAFAAVLFVLMPVLAARSVPPHLRGRAMSVPATLGPLGAVTGPAVGGVLLDAFGWRAVFLVKLPFCLAALLVARRALPARGRLVAPDRRLLADAALVGGAITALLLALTLAPSSPAWLLLALAGLPPAVRWLRGPGARPVVDVVRASGTQGVYGAVFALACGFGAMHYVVALRLQDDSGLSATATGLTVLAFPLAMGVAGPLGGRLADRYGHRPTAVAGAALTTFGLFLLTLLGDHDWSSGDIVWRLAIAGAGMGLYGGPTQALVMNAAPPKAAGTAGSAVQLSRNLGFTFGPALASATWGLTDSPTGARYALAVAAAAAAFACALLVVRRNTAGETEGAAPPSPSGV, encoded by the coding sequence ATGCGGCACGGTACGCAGGAACTGCCGGAGGGGACGCGGCCCCCGGCCGAGGACGGACGGCCCCGGTGGGTGCTGGTCGGCATCGCCGGAGTGCTCTCGTTCGTGGCCATGCTCGACATGAACATCGTCAACGTCTCACTGGCCGACATCGCCCACGACCTGCGGGTCTCCCCCTCCATGGCGCAGTGGACGGTACTCGGCTACCAACTGTCCGTCGTCGCGCTGCTGTTGCCGGCCGGCCGCTGGCTGGACCTGAGCGGCGGCGGGACGGGCACGGGGCTGCGGCCGGCGGTCCTGACGGCCACGTCCGGGTTCGCCCTCTGCGGTCTGCTCTCCGCGGCGTCGCCCTGGATGCCGATGCTGGCCACCGCGCGCGTGCTCCAAGGGGCGTTCGCCGCCGTGCTGTTCGTCCTGATGCCCGTGCTGGCGGCCCGGTCCGTGCCGCCGCACCTGCGCGGCCGGGCCATGAGCGTCCCGGCGACCCTGGGCCCCCTCGGGGCCGTCACCGGACCGGCCGTGGGCGGTGTCCTGCTCGACGCCTTCGGGTGGCGTGCCGTGTTCCTCGTCAAGCTGCCGTTCTGCCTCGCGGCCCTGCTGGTGGCGCGCCGGGCGCTGCCCGCCCGGGGCCGTCTCGTCGCGCCCGACCGCCGGCTGCTGGCGGACGCCGCGCTCGTCGGCGGCGCGATCACCGCGCTGCTGCTCGCCCTGACCCTCGCCCCCTCCTCCCCCGCCTGGCTCCTGCTGGCGCTCGCCGGCCTGCCGCCCGCGGTGCGGTGGCTGCGCGGGCCGGGCGCCCGGCCGGTGGTGGACGTCGTGCGTGCCTCGGGTACGCAGGGTGTCTACGGGGCGGTGTTCGCGCTCGCGTGCGGCTTCGGTGCCATGCACTACGTCGTGGCCCTGCGGCTGCAGGACGACAGCGGGCTGTCGGCGACGGCCACCGGCCTGACCGTCCTCGCGTTCCCGCTCGCCATGGGCGTGGCCGGGCCCTTGGGCGGACGCCTCGCCGACCGCTACGGCCACCGGCCGACCGCCGTCGCCGGCGCCGCCCTCACCACCTTCGGCCTCTTCCTGCTCACCCTCCTCGGCGACCACGACTGGTCCTCGGGCGACATCGTCTGGCGGCTCGCCATAGCCGGGGCCGGCATGGGCCTGTACGGCGGGCCCACGCAGGCCCTGGTGATGAACGCGGCGCCCCCGAAGGCCGCCGGAACGGCAGGCTCCGCCGTTCAGCTCTCCCGCAACCTCGGCTTCACCTTCGGCCCCGCCCTGGCCTCCGCCACCTGGGGCCTCACCGACTCCCCCACCGGCGCCCGCTACGCCCTCGCCGTCGCCGCGGCGGCGGCCGCCTTCGCCTGCGCCCTGCTGGTCGTACGACGCAACACGGCAGGCGAGACGGAGGGAGCGGCGCCCCCCAGCCCGTCCGGCGTTTGA